In Halobaculum limi, one DNA window encodes the following:
- a CDS encoding DUF7470 family protein encodes MIDKLGTAGIVGLLLLLGGLSLVAWQAPIVAVGIALVLTGTGLVVKGLTTTLMRQFGFA; translated from the coding sequence ATGATCGACAAACTCGGAACTGCCGGCATCGTGGGGCTGCTCTTGTTGCTCGGGGGTCTCTCGCTGGTCGCGTGGCAAGCACCCATCGTCGCCGTCGGCATCGCCCTCGTCCTCACGGGCACCGGCCTCGTGGTGAAGGGCCTCACGACGACGCTAATGCGGCAGTTCGGCTTCGCCTGA
- a CDS encoding tyrosine--tRNA ligase, giving the protein MDAYELITRNTTEVVTDEEVRALADDPDGKRVYVGYEPSGVLHIGHMLTANKLIDLQEAGFEVVVLLADVHAYLNDKGTFAEIRETAKRMRDQFLAYGLDADATEFVYGSSFQLDEEYVLDTHELEVSTTLNRAQRAMAELQGGDAAKVSHVVYPLMQALDIVYLDLDLAVGGLDQRKVHMLHREQVPAMDGESDHVYEARPCVHTPILADLDTGVGKMSSSGGTTISMEDSADDVEDKINGAFCPPTRDPEPDDDGNERENPVLEIFEYSVFPRFETVVVERPEQYGGNLQYDDYESLAADLESGELHPADAKGALADYLNELMAPGREVLRELDAE; this is encoded by the coding sequence ATGGACGCCTACGAGTTGATCACCCGGAACACGACCGAGGTGGTCACCGACGAGGAGGTACGCGCGCTAGCCGACGACCCCGATGGCAAGCGGGTGTACGTCGGATACGAGCCATCGGGCGTCCTCCACATCGGTCACATGCTGACGGCGAACAAACTGATCGACCTGCAGGAGGCGGGCTTCGAGGTCGTCGTCCTCCTCGCGGACGTCCACGCGTACCTCAACGACAAGGGGACGTTCGCGGAGATTCGTGAGACGGCCAAGCGGATGCGCGACCAGTTCCTCGCGTACGGTCTTGACGCCGACGCGACGGAGTTCGTCTACGGGTCGTCGTTCCAACTCGACGAGGAGTACGTCCTCGACACGCACGAACTGGAGGTGTCGACGACGCTCAACCGCGCCCAGCGCGCGATGGCGGAACTACAAGGCGGCGACGCTGCGAAGGTGAGCCACGTCGTCTACCCGCTGATGCAGGCGCTCGACATCGTCTACCTCGACCTCGACCTCGCCGTCGGCGGCCTCGACCAGCGGAAGGTCCACATGCTCCACCGCGAGCAGGTGCCCGCGATGGACGGCGAGAGCGACCACGTCTACGAGGCGCGGCCGTGCGTCCACACCCCGATCCTCGCGGACCTGGACACCGGCGTGGGCAAGATGTCCTCCTCGGGCGGGACGACCATCTCGATGGAGGACTCCGCCGACGACGTCGAAGACAAGATCAACGGCGCGTTCTGCCCGCCGACGCGCGACCCCGAACCGGACGACGATGGGAACGAACGCGAGAACCCGGTGCTGGAGATATTCGAGTACTCGGTGTTCCCGCGCTTCGAGACGGTCGTCGTCGAGCGACCCGAGCAGTACGGTGGGAACCTCCAGTACGACGACTACGAGTCGCTGGCGGCGGACCTGGAGTCGGGCGAACTCCACCCCGCAGACGCGAAGGGCGCACTCGCGGACTACCTCAACGAGTTGATGGCGCCGGGTCGTGAAGTGCTGCGGGAACTGGACGCGGAGTAA
- a CDS encoding MFS transporter has translation MGSLYANRSFRRLFAGRLVTNAGDSLYAVAAMWLVYDLTGSTFYTGLAGALTMGPQLLQAFVGPLVDRWPVRRLLVTTQLIQAVVVLAVPVAWYAGVRSVELVLVVVPALSLLNQAVYPAQNAALPRIVDSEDLPAANAAFSFAYQGADLVFNGIAGALIAIVGAVALYAIDSLTFLAAAVLFAGVVVPARRASDSKDAGRDESTAEAGGSPAAATDGGESASYRTRLSEGFAFVRGTPIVWMLGGGVLANGLLGATMAVLPAYADGLGGASAYGTIRAATAAGLLVGALAGSKLAGVGFARLWVGGFLASGVAWFAALASPSLWLTAVAFAVALVPVGVTNVLAATMIQRMVPDDFLGRVSAILGSASVAVMPVGSLLGGSLGEVVGPLTTMALGGVGLLSVAVYVLAVPSLRRLPPVSETTMLDA, from the coding sequence ATGGGATCACTCTACGCCAATCGGTCGTTCCGGCGGCTGTTCGCCGGGCGACTGGTGACGAACGCCGGCGACAGCCTCTATGCGGTCGCGGCAATGTGGCTCGTGTACGACCTCACGGGGTCGACGTTCTACACCGGCCTCGCGGGCGCGTTGACGATGGGGCCGCAGTTGTTGCAGGCGTTCGTCGGCCCCCTGGTTGACCGCTGGCCTGTCCGCAGACTGCTCGTGACGACGCAACTGATTCAGGCAGTCGTCGTCCTCGCGGTGCCGGTCGCGTGGTACGCGGGCGTGCGCTCGGTCGAACTCGTCCTCGTCGTTGTCCCCGCGCTCTCGCTCCTAAACCAGGCCGTCTACCCGGCACAGAACGCCGCGTTGCCACGGATCGTCGACTCGGAGGACCTCCCCGCCGCAAACGCCGCGTTCTCGTTCGCGTATCAGGGCGCAGACCTCGTCTTCAACGGCATCGCCGGGGCACTCATCGCGATAGTGGGCGCGGTGGCGCTGTACGCCATCGACTCGCTGACGTTCCTCGCGGCGGCGGTGCTGTTCGCGGGCGTCGTCGTCCCCGCGCGGCGGGCGAGCGACAGCAAGGACGCGGGACGCGACGAATCGACGGCGGAGGCGGGAGGTTCGCCAGCAGCAGCCACCGACGGCGGTGAGTCGGCGTCGTACCGGACCCGGCTTTCGGAGGGATTCGCGTTCGTGCGCGGCACGCCCATCGTGTGGATGCTCGGCGGCGGTGTCCTCGCGAACGGCCTGCTGGGCGCGACGATGGCGGTGTTGCCCGCGTACGCCGACGGCCTCGGCGGCGCGAGTGCGTACGGAACGATTCGCGCGGCGACGGCCGCAGGGCTGTTGGTCGGCGCACTCGCGGGGAGCAAACTCGCGGGCGTGGGCTTCGCGCGACTGTGGGTCGGCGGCTTCCTCGCGTCGGGCGTCGCGTGGTTCGCGGCGCTGGCGTCGCCGTCGCTGTGGCTGACGGCGGTCGCATTCGCCGTCGCACTCGTTCCGGTCGGCGTCACGAACGTCCTCGCGGCGACGATGATCCAGCGGATGGTTCCCGACGACTTCCTCGGGCGCGTGAGCGCCATCCTCGGCTCCGCGTCGGTCGCGGTGATGCCGGTCGGGTCGCTGCTGGGCGGGAGCCTCGGCGAGGTCGTCGGGCCGCTGACGACGATGGCGCTGGGCGGCGTCGGCCTGCTGTCGGTGGCGGTGTACGTCCTCGCGGTACCGTCGCTTCGGCGATTGCCTCCGGTGTCGGAGACGACGATGCTGGACGCGTGA
- the eif1A gene encoding translation initiation factor eIF-1A, whose amino-acid sequence MSDGDAEGRRDLRMPDDGQVFAEVTDMLGANRVKVRCMDGTERTARIPGRMQKRTWIREGDIVIVDPWDWQDEKADIEHRYESGEADQLREEGHLQ is encoded by the coding sequence ATGAGCGACGGCGACGCAGAGGGGCGACGCGACCTCAGAATGCCCGACGACGGTCAGGTGTTCGCCGAGGTGACGGATATGCTCGGCGCGAACCGCGTGAAGGTCCGGTGTATGGACGGGACCGAACGGACCGCACGCATCCCCGGCCGGATGCAGAAGCGCACCTGGATCCGCGAGGGCGACATCGTCATCGTCGACCCGTGGGACTGGCAAGACGAGAAGGCCGACATCGAACACCGCTACGAGAGCGGCGAGGCCGACCAACTCCGCGAGGAAGGCCACCTCCAGTGA
- the rio1 gene encoding serine/threonine-protein kinase Rio1, producing the protein MNGEFGFLEPDEADAPGDEWEDLDIDEIAQTEADRIARRQDDEFDEFRKRIKNTEQFKVEASVFDDATLAALYKLTRDGHIVAFGGPISTGKEANVYEALGADDSEVAAKVYRINTSNFRHMREYLQGDPRFEGIGSDKKKVVLAWVRKEFANLTRARKAGVRVPQPIAVQRNVLVMELVGHADDRARRLAEVDVENPQTAYEVVREYMRRLYAAGLVHGDLSEYNMIIHEGELVIIDLGQAVTVHHPSAAEFLERDCRNVAAFFSRQGLEVSGDDLHEYVTAVEAKPAADPDPDTDPNPTSEE; encoded by the coding sequence ATGAATGGAGAGTTCGGGTTCCTCGAACCCGACGAGGCGGACGCGCCGGGAGACGAGTGGGAAGACCTCGATATCGACGAGATCGCACAGACCGAGGCCGACCGCATCGCCCGCAGGCAGGACGACGAGTTCGACGAGTTCCGCAAGCGGATCAAAAACACCGAGCAGTTCAAAGTGGAGGCGTCGGTGTTCGACGACGCCACCCTCGCGGCGCTGTACAAACTGACCCGCGACGGCCACATCGTCGCCTTCGGCGGCCCAATCTCCACCGGCAAGGAGGCGAACGTCTACGAGGCCCTCGGCGCCGACGACAGCGAGGTGGCCGCGAAGGTGTACCGCATCAACACTTCGAACTTCCGGCATATGCGCGAGTACCTCCAGGGGGACCCGCGCTTCGAGGGCATCGGGTCGGACAAGAAGAAGGTCGTCCTCGCGTGGGTGCGCAAGGAGTTCGCCAACCTCACACGCGCCCGGAAGGCGGGCGTCCGCGTCCCGCAGCCAATCGCCGTCCAGCGGAACGTCCTCGTGATGGAGTTGGTCGGCCACGCCGACGACCGCGCCCGTCGCCTCGCGGAGGTCGACGTCGAGAACCCGCAGACCGCCTACGAGGTGGTCCGCGAGTACATGCGTCGCCTCTACGCGGCGGGGTTGGTCCACGGCGACCTCTCGGAGTACAATATGATCATCCACGAGGGCGAACTCGTGATCATCGATCTGGGCCAGGCGGTGACGGTCCACCACCCGAGCGCCGCGGAGTTCCTCGAACGCGACTGCCGAAACGTGGCCGCCTTCTTCTCGCGACAGGGTCTGGAGGTGAGCGGCGACGACCTCCACGAGTACGTCACCGCCGTCGAGGCGAAGCCAGCGGCAGACCCCGACCCCGACACCGACCCGAACCCGACGAGCGAAGAGTAA
- a CDS encoding winged helix-turn-helix domain-containing protein: protein MNRGDSDADASSGTLDPTAEGFDPAAAFALLGDETRLRILRELWEAQRESDDLGGSGVPFEALRDRAEVSDSGRFNYHLGKLTDRFIERTEAGYRLRFAGNRVVGALLEGTYAPGEELEQPVEGTCWRCDGALVLHYADERVHVTCEECGVDTIDFGCPPGVLAGRDPAKIPAVVDAHLRTLLARARRGICPTCSGPTTATVASAETAPNRRDDDAEDAEADDAPVVTLRCERCGERIRAGLPTLVFDRPAVVAFLHDRGVDPEAELLWVALDDLDPEVETQADPYRASVTFATAGDTLTVTVDADGEVVDVTTGHPEN, encoded by the coding sequence ATGAACCGCGGCGACAGCGACGCCGACGCGAGTTCGGGCACGCTCGACCCCACCGCCGAGGGGTTCGACCCCGCGGCGGCGTTCGCCCTCCTCGGCGACGAGACGCGCCTGCGCATCCTGCGAGAACTGTGGGAGGCTCAGCGCGAGAGCGACGACCTCGGCGGGAGCGGCGTGCCGTTCGAGGCGTTACGCGACCGGGCAGAGGTGAGCGACTCCGGCCGGTTCAACTACCACCTCGGCAAACTGACCGACCGCTTCATCGAGCGAACGGAGGCGGGCTATCGCCTCCGGTTCGCGGGCAACCGCGTCGTCGGCGCGTTGCTCGAGGGGACGTACGCGCCCGGCGAGGAACTCGAACAACCCGTTGAGGGTACCTGCTGGCGGTGTGACGGGGCGCTCGTGCTTCACTACGCCGACGAACGCGTCCACGTCACCTGCGAAGAGTGCGGCGTCGACACGATCGACTTCGGCTGTCCGCCGGGCGTACTCGCGGGCCGTGACCCGGCCAAGATTCCCGCCGTCGTCGACGCCCACCTTCGGACGTTGCTCGCGCGGGCGCGACGTGGCATCTGCCCCACCTGTTCGGGGCCGACGACCGCCACCGTCGCTTCGGCGGAGACGGCCCCGAACCGCCGTGACGACGACGCCGAAGACGCGGAGGCGGACGATGCTCCGGTCGTCACGCTCCGGTGTGAGCGCTGTGGCGAACGCATCCGCGCGGGCCTGCCGACGCTCGTGTTCGACCGCCCGGCCGTCGTCGCGTTCCTCCACGACCGGGGGGTCGACCCCGAGGCGGAACTGCTGTGGGTTGCCCTCGACGACCTCGACCCTGAGGTCGAAACCCAAGCCGACCCGTACCGCGCGAGCGTCACATTCGCCACCGCGGGCGATACCCTCACCGTAACCGTCGACGCAGACGGCGAGGTCGTCGACGTGACGACCGGTCACCCCGAGAACTGA